The Pelodiscus sinensis isolate JC-2024 unplaced genomic scaffold, ASM4963464v1 ctg37, whole genome shotgun sequence genome segment ACGTGCCCTGAGTGCCAGAAAAGCAGCCCAATAGTGATCAATGCAGGACCACTGATGCCCTTGTCCCTGGCAGGGACACCTTGTGAGAAGATTGGCTTAGATCTGGTGGAACCCTTCTAGAAGAGCAGGATGGACCATTAGTCCACCTCTGTGCTAGTGGGCTATGCTGTTATGCTTAATCGAAGcaacgagatcttttatagggggaaaggcagtacgccgcatcgattgagaatacaacagttgcatatgcttttcaaacagacacaaaacatcatgcatacacagttctgccagatgatatagttaccagtccagagtctgtgtcaatctagtggccaggtaGATTGAGCataggggggagcagggccttgtcgGTCGATCGATCCGATACTCCTCTCCAGATAGTGTGGCAGACGAacgcaaagttccatagcaaagcgcCCTGCTTTATATATTCCTCCTTCTTGTTAAAATCCATGGATCTCGCTCTGTCCGcttgtgaccggaatgttatcttttgatgtgagTGTTCCCAGAACATCTCTCGAAGGTTCATCCTGTTGTCAATCGTCCTTTCGGGTGGCTTGCTCCGCTCTAAGGCTCATCAATCTGCCAATTATTCAATCTTCTCATGAGTAGGGGTACGCATTGGTGGTTATAGATGACTCCTCTGCAGTCAGGTTGTCTCATTCTCAGGACTTCGCTCACACTCGCTCAACCCCCTCCTTTGACCATCTGGTTCTAAAGCCATATAACTTTGCATCTTAGCTCAACACATTCACACTTCTTACATGCACAAGTCTCCGGGGTTACAGAACTGcatggaaaaacaaaaccattgtaAATTAAACAATTACAGCTTGGCCTTCAACATTCGCAGAATTCCTCTAATCTTACTAACACAGCCAAAATACCCAGAACTGGTTTTCTACTTCGGAACAAAGAAAATAGACCTTCAACTGAAAGGACTTGATTTGTAAACTATTAAAtgtatattaatatatatatatgccttatattgctatattaCTGCTACATTACTATacctaaaataagaaataaaaaagaaaaaaactcaatCCTAACAACGCTACCCGGTGCCCCAGACAGTCCCCCCACGAGCTGTTATTGCCAACGAACTCCTGAAGGTGCTTGCGAGGGTCGGGCTGCTGTGAGAGACGTTTAATGGACCAAGGGCCTAATGTGACCTGAAAACTCATGGCAGAGCTATGCTGCTTCTCGAACATTCACACCCCTAGAGCCTCGGTCTGCCCCCACAGACAGGTGGGTGAGAAGAGGGATTCAACAAGACACAAAACTGCCGTGGAAGTTCATGGAAGATGATCCTCGACACAAGGATAAGTTGCTACCTTGGGCCCAGAACACACAAGCAGCCCCGCATGATGGGGGAGTGAAAACGAGGACCTGCAAACCGGGACCTGCTGGAAAGCCAGTCGCtgggagcaacgtggggtctggactgaaactgcatcgacctcccggcatcgccccggctccctgctgcttgtggcactgGAGTTACTCAGGCAGCAGAGGGATCGTGGGATGCCCTGTACATGCGCCTAGAAGTTTGGGTCCCCTCATGATGGTGTCGCCCCCTCCGATCAggcctgggaaggggaagggcgagGTCTAGGCCATGGAGAGAGATAATGGGGAATAATGTCAGCTGGACTCTTCTGATCTTTCCAAGAGGTTCCCTTCTGCGCCCATTCTAGCAATGGAAGACGGgtcaggggccatcacatctcccctccccccgaggaaCTAACCCTCCTTCCTCAGAAGCCACAAGGATGTGAGAAACGGCACCAGCATGACAGCAAAAtgccatgggagcggatgggaggtggggacagctcagtgactTTTCTGTCTCGTTCTGACTCCAGGCTATGGACACGCTCTATGAGATCTTTTTCCtgtggggataccgagaagccatcttgcaaatgtttccccacttgctcctcctctgcgtcaggcaggtgcagcatgtgctggacctgcgcctgccagggacctggacggccagccagaaatccagccctgagggatccagccgcctcagccccttgaggtaacggcagaaaggaaggggaagaacagatttgaTCTGCTGCACCCGCAGGTCAcacacggcccctgcggagcccaggcgcagttctgggcaggtctgtctggggggagcggtgctgggcacCCGTGTGCTTGTGAGTCACACTTGCTCCTCTGACCCTGCCTACAggccggctccttcccagcacaggcagggaccACGTCGGTACCTCCCCATGCGCCACCTGCAGCActggggcccggcccggcaggggggccgtgtcacaggcaggaGCTTGAGGGACCATGAAGCTGATTCCGTGTGGACtcccctggggggagccggggagcccgaaggcacctcagctgctgcaaacgggcagagttttgctccctcgcaccaactaaggatctggcccacgTGCCCAGTGACCTGGTGCCGGCCCCAGCGAAGAGTCGGGTGTTGGACCATTGGGAGCGAGGGCACCGAGCATCTGCAGAAGATGCAGTGTCGCCACCTGCCAAAACCTCAGTGAGCCCCGacagggtgctgggtccatcccgggggaAACCGGCTACTGCTGACCATGCCTtgttccccaggccctgagcgggttgggctgcagtagatttctgacaccaggatttttttttcttttttcgtTTAGCAcgtccctggaggccgtgaagaccctgttttccatgcccagatactggaaggaatttgccagtatccagttacagcagggctgggaaatgatCGCCTCCCGCCATCACTTCTCCcgaggggtgggcttgatcgcaaggtaggagtctcaagtttcctcttcctgcggcctgtctgggcaatgggagttgggcgagagatcctcctctgccccagccggccctctcagccccgcaatgggggagggactgtctctCCCTTTGGTAATCCCGGGgactttccctttgctcttccAGAACCATGGTCGAGCACCGGAACCCACAGGTCCCTGTGGTtctcagagaggccatcgccaTCGTGCAgagtcgggaggaggaggaggcgctgagagaaatcgccctgactttctgcaccgaggtgagagtCCGGAGCGGCCTGGCACAcgtgggcttgtgcagagcagctcagacccctcctgggcctataggggctggggcccatggccagcggttcagcaatctcacagccagccagctcctctgcccacgcAGATACTAGCGGGACTGGGCAGAGTGGAGGcgggcagggtgagattgctcctggctgcatgcacctccctgggacatgtgacaagaggagatgtttctccagcaccccaagcccgggcctctctcctcgccttcccctggggtttctttttcctctgccacAGCGCTCTGCCCAGGACGCTTAGCGGTCCCCAGAGAGTCCTCTGTCCCTGGAGTTCATTAGGCACTTGTGGATTAGTTGCCCTTCTAGGAATGGACCATTTCAAACACCAGCCACTGGCTCCTTCACTCCAGAGATTTTGTGCAGCAGAGAGTGGCCAGTTGGCAAAGATGATGGAGCAGGCACAGAGcaaaggcagatttctgctccttagcctgacgctgattttctctttccagtttctccagagtccttccatcctcagcaCTGTCACCAAATCAGACCTCCAGGAACACCTGATGGAATGGACCCGAGACAACAACCCTGcgatacggaggctctgtctgcgaGGCCTGGCCAGTGTTCTCTTCTGGCCGGGGAAGGTGAGGGCACATCTCAGGGCTTGCTGGGGTGACTGCTGGCTagccagtgtggggaacagcagtgctctgtgaggctggtttggtgcctcagagggagggcccCAGTCGTGGGCTGGAAGTCGCCCTGTCTCTGAGGAGTTTGCCTTTGACTTGACTCTCAGTGGTGCCCTGGGGAGCCCCGATCTGACACCAGGGGACCGAGGATGCCTGTGGTGCTCCCAGCGCCAAAGATCCTGGGGTGCGATACTGAGCAAACCAGGCACGAggggtgtccctgctcccaggcagagcatggtcagtgtaggtggtggggaggcaggggcgggtgagactgctgcggggccccgggcagcgaaatttcacggggcccctcctttgactcggtgcatgcgcggggcctcgggaagcgcggggcccgggacagccgccccgctcgccctgccctaaatccgctgctgtggggcggggaaggagactcaggtcgtcgctcagggcagtggggggaggggagtcgggcAACAAAGCCCAAACTTGGCAACGGCAGAGGAGtcgggggcggggtcagagctcggtgggcggggcctggagcggctctcggcaggcgacagggcaggctctgctcaagggccaggggtgcaaagcacctggcggagcggcaggagaaagactttctcccctgctgggggctgggccgtCCCTGGGGACCGgccgatggggagggagggtccagcccctgccccaggctgcgtcccaggacagtggggagctgccttctgcattcccacaggggcagttgttacgggcccagctgcccgggaccatcgccatgttctgcgccacgGACGCAAGGACCGTCCTGGAGGCCATGACGGAGGCGGCAGACGTcatctacctgctcgccggggaggggcttggctccatctcccaggacatggcagccagcctgcgcccgctcattgaccacgtaaggctgggaaccccggagaagcacattccccctccctcctctccctgccgccCTGctatgtccctgcccagccccttcccccctcaggccGGCCACgcagcacccaagggggcccctgccaagggtggggCATCTCCgacgcagccccctccctggcagagcccttctgggcCAACCTGagcgccaagctcccagccctgctgcagcctcccccccgaacctcctgtccccagatcctcccccgcctgctgctgctccccaagggggcaggcgtgagcgccaggccccagggccccgggaggggatcccagagcagcctctgtggccagggacacggcccggcTCTCACCGGCTTCCCCGCCCCCGCGTGTCcttgccaggagaggggcagtgtccgctcagccgccatttccctgctgggcaccatgctgagCGGGGTGAAGGACCCAGACAAAGCGGCCGTGCAGCAGGaactcaccagctgcctgctcccgctgctgctccacctggcagacgaggagcagagcgtgatcctggtaagtgccgcGCTCGGTATTTCCagagagcaaagcgccagagtcccctgggccccacccgtctccagagcccctgcccagccagggccactggggacgtgcaggggccacaggggagggcccctgggctcagaccccttggggtcccagagcggcctggcgctgccgttgccatctctgcgcagaagggctgagctgtggagatcccgtccggctctcgccagccagttctcagcccctcccctgagcagcctccctttgggaacaaggggcaggaacctcccctggcagcgagagcaggagcccaaggagcagggaggaggggacgtgccccagacgctccctctctcagcgaggcccctcgctctccccttgtgctgcagagctgcaaagtgaccctcttccgctgcgccgtgttcctcggctgggccaatcggaagagtctcttctgcagcctggcctgggacggCTCCT includes the following:
- the LOC142824035 gene encoding maestro heat-like repeat family member 5, whose amino-acid sequence is MFCATDARTVLEAMTEAADVIYLLAGEGLGSISQDMAASLRPLIDHERGSVRSAAISLLGTMLSGVKDPDKAAVQQELTSCLLPLLLHLADEEQSVILSCKVTLFRCAVFLGWANRKSLFCSLAWDGSSQLLLCVGKCLMENNERNIPRLLFQALKYLESSQPSIRHSAALFIGETIHHFVYLLAETVSADGIFRLCEGYLGRHHHKANMDPVQQ